The proteins below come from a single Fusibacter sp. A1 genomic window:
- a CDS encoding ATP-binding protein, translating to MKLKILTLIVTFIMMFGLFFNQLIHLEYDVSIFEYIYYSLPPSEDDLEYLQAKSKLIYGGNISEPPLGIMESESGQYMGLVVDYMNAISIQLGVPILSKPMVWNDALEALSQKKTDLCDMVPSVSRSEFYDFSNPLYDLKGALVVKAGTEEEGLAEAIGGKTIAVQKGDYSIEVIRSRYPLVDIVETDNVGDALVLLQNDEVQAVLGDEPVIWYYLNELSVLNQFVFINESVYDQSCSIAVPKGEKELLRSVNRAIFELRKNGTLDKINQKWSGYSLLLNRNTDTEKLKVGIFMITALLGIFLSLIMYGNMKLKSLVQFKTRELQFAFDSLKNFMIVIDENKLITNVNLALVNYLSVRKESLLGKHTYEIDLLNRAMMALANDSNCEFQCEGRLYQVKFEHERMLLISDITYDKIKEQQMIHSNRMEAIGQLASGVAHELRNPLGVIRNSTFLLNDMVTDSDPVVVKSINAINSSVLRASRIIDNLLKFSRFDGVESAEINVIPIIEEILEYFRTTNKNEHISFELICEPSLIFRTNEHSLRHVIINLVSNACDALKGAGEVKITCDLHEEGGIQITVSDNGIGIEPSHLSRLFDPFYTTKAPGEGTGLGLYIVYTELKKINGAIKVESAPECGSTFIITLKEAV from the coding sequence ATGAAACTTAAAATACTGACACTCATAGTCACATTCATCATGATGTTCGGCTTGTTTTTCAACCAGTTGATCCATCTTGAATACGATGTTTCCATCTTTGAATATATCTATTATTCATTGCCGCCTAGTGAAGACGATTTAGAGTACCTTCAAGCTAAATCGAAACTCATTTATGGGGGCAATATCAGCGAACCGCCACTTGGAATTATGGAGTCGGAATCCGGACAGTACATGGGGCTTGTGGTCGATTACATGAATGCGATCTCCATTCAACTTGGCGTGCCGATCCTTTCTAAGCCGATGGTTTGGAATGATGCGCTAGAGGCGCTGTCACAAAAGAAAACAGACTTATGCGATATGGTTCCTTCGGTCTCAAGAAGTGAATTTTATGATTTTTCAAATCCCCTTTACGATCTTAAAGGGGCACTTGTAGTCAAGGCGGGGACTGAGGAAGAAGGGCTCGCCGAGGCGATAGGTGGAAAAACGATCGCTGTTCAAAAAGGGGATTATTCCATAGAGGTGATAAGGTCCAGATACCCTTTGGTGGATATCGTAGAAACCGATAATGTCGGAGATGCTCTGGTGCTCCTTCAGAATGACGAGGTACAGGCCGTGCTTGGTGACGAACCGGTGATCTGGTATTACCTTAATGAATTGTCGGTGCTGAATCAGTTTGTCTTCATCAACGAATCCGTCTACGACCAAAGCTGCTCGATTGCCGTTCCAAAAGGTGAAAAAGAACTTCTAAGGAGTGTGAACAGGGCGATCTTCGAATTAAGAAAAAATGGAACTCTCGACAAGATCAATCAGAAGTGGAGCGGTTATTCACTTCTTCTTAATAGAAATACCGATACTGAAAAATTGAAAGTAGGAATCTTCATGATTACCGCCCTTCTAGGAATTTTTCTGAGCCTGATCATGTACGGTAACATGAAGCTTAAATCACTGGTCCAGTTCAAAACCAGAGAACTGCAATTCGCATTCGACAGCTTAAAGAATTTTATGATTGTGATTGATGAAAACAAGCTGATTACGAATGTAAATCTAGCGCTTGTGAATTACCTAAGTGTAAGGAAGGAGTCGCTGCTTGGCAAGCACACCTATGAGATCGATCTGTTGAACCGTGCCATGATGGCACTTGCGAATGACAGTAATTGTGAATTTCAGTGCGAGGGAAGACTCTATCAGGTAAAGTTTGAGCATGAAAGAATGCTGTTAATCAGCGACATAACCTATGATAAGATTAAGGAACAGCAGATGATCCATAGCAACCGCATGGAAGCTATCGGGCAACTTGCTTCGGGTGTCGCCCACGAGCTTCGAAACCCGCTTGGGGTGATAAGAAATTCGACATTTCTGCTAAATGATATGGTCACAGACAGCGACCCGGTGGTTGTAAAATCGATCAACGCCATCAATTCATCGGTCTTAAGAGCGAGTAGGATCATTGACAATCTACTCAAGTTTTCAAGGTTTGATGGCGTCGAATCCGCTGAAATCAATGTGATACCTATCATTGAGGAGATTCTTGAATATTTCAGGACAACTAACAAGAATGAACACATCTCCTTTGAACTGATCTGTGAACCGAGCCTGATCTTTCGAACGAACGAGCACTCCTTAAGGCATGTGATCATCAACCTGGTGAGTAATGCCTGCGATGCGCTAAAGGGAGCTGGCGAGGTCAAAATCACCTGCGACCTTCATGAGGAAGGTGGCATTCAGATCACAGTATCCGATAATGGAATAGGGATTGAGCCAAGCCATCTTAGCCGGCTGTTTGATCCGTTTTATACCACGAAGGCGCCGGGTGAAGGCACAGGACTGGGACTTTATATCGTATATACAGAACTAAAAAAAATAAATGGTGCCATAAAAGTTGAAAGTGCTCCAGAGTGTGGTTCAACATTCATTATCACGTTAAAAGAGGCAGTGTAA